A single genomic interval of Arachis duranensis cultivar V14167 chromosome 7, aradu.V14167.gnm2.J7QH, whole genome shotgun sequence harbors:
- the LOC107458099 gene encoding agamous-like MADS-box protein AGL80 produces the protein MARSKVKLAYITNDAARRVTYKKRKRGMMKKISELSTLCGVDACAIVYNSRQDAHPLDEPEVWPSRMGVERVIEKFRQLPEIDQNRKRMDHADYLTLRIAKEKEKLKKKRHDNNEKEFQLRMHDFMLRNRLPENLSFFDLNNLAYHTDMKLREVDMRLQMLLEKENKEMMMDFAPSSQPIHGPYHPLESGESSGKNMNHFSFMEENNHNNYNSGFDMILGNARIN, from the exons ATGGCTAGATCCAAAGTGAAGCTTGCATACATAACCAACGATGCTGCAAGGAGGGTTACAtacaagaagaggaaaagagggATGATGAAGAAAATTAGTGAACTAAGCACCCTTTGTGGGGTTGATGCCTGTGCCATAGTCTACAATTCACGTCAAGATGCTCATCCTCTTGACGAG CCCGAAGTTTGGCCCTCCCGCATGGGAGTTGAAAGGGTGATTGAGAAATTCCGGCAATTGCCGGAAATTGATCAAAACAGGAAGAGGATGGATCATGCGGATTACTTGACTCTGAGGATCGCGAAAGAGAAGGAGAAACTGAAGAAGAAAAGGCATGACAACAACGAGAAGGAGTTCCAGCTTCGCATGCATGATTTCATGCTAAGAAATAGGCTTCCAGAGAATCTGAGCTTCTTTGATTTGAATAACTTGGCTTATCATACTGACATGAAGCTTAGGGAGGTCGACATGCGGTTGCAGATGCTTCTGGAAAAAGAGAACAAGGAGATGATGATGGATTTCGCACCGTCGTCACAGCCGATTCATGGTCCTTATCATCCCCTTGAGAGTGGAGAGTCTAGTGGGAAGAACATGAACCATTTTTCATTTATGGAGGAAAACAACCACAACAACTACAATAGTGGTTTTGACATGATTCTTGGAAATGCAAGAATTAACTAA